A window of Clostridium sp. 'White wine YQ' contains these coding sequences:
- a CDS encoding DUF5643 domain-containing protein, with translation MKRVRKTIIVICIILLIPIILTSIPSGKYLDNAELKDKIKKGTAYDIEVNKSLKIDNDVLTIQRITCTDENTYLRYSYKHKKIGGNFYFQSIELYDDKGNKYISRSGESKGKLFGQEDLISYNYINSNSKDITLKLQLYDRTFEMKIPCSRSTSI, from the coding sequence TTGAAAAGAGTTAGAAAAACTATCATTGTTATTTGTATTATTTTATTAATCCCAATAATACTCACAAGTATACCCTCTGGGAAATACTTAGATAATGCTGAATTAAAGGATAAAATAAAAAAAGGTACTGCATATGATATCGAAGTTAATAAGAGCTTAAAAATCGATAATGATGTTTTGACAATTCAAAGAATAACATGTACAGATGAAAATACTTACTTAAGATATAGCTATAAGCATAAAAAAATAGGAGGAAACTTTTATTTTCAGTCGATAGAATTATATGATGATAAGGGTAATAAATATATTAGTCGTAGTGGAGAAAGCAAAGGAAAACTCTTTGGCCAAGAGGATTTAATTTCTTATAACTATATCAATTCAAATAGCAAAGATATTACACTAAAGCTTCAATTATATGATAGAACCTTTGAAATGAAGATTCCTTGTTCAAGGAGTACAAGCATATGA
- a CDS encoding TetR/AcrR family transcriptional regulator, with amino-acid sequence MSDSWHENLKSKNRVEIISAARDLFLENNFFNVSVKDVCNLAGVSRVTFYKHFKSIDELIFEVQMNVLDNMMEYIVVRDDSDVSGLERLKLILNAWIEFAKEHREHMKFIVLFDLYYDSYDSDEELKNKYVNFVSKESQKYFLNSAINKGISDGTLRKDINPTRTGYYIFQTIMGILQRMSYTKLPENNDDITFDDISSSVLEMIINSIKAENTKI; translated from the coding sequence ATGAGTGATTCATGGCATGAGAATTTAAAAAGTAAAAATCGAGTTGAGATTATTTCAGCAGCAAGAGACTTATTTCTAGAAAATAATTTTTTTAATGTTAGCGTGAAGGATGTTTGTAACTTAGCAGGAGTAAGCAGAGTTACTTTTTATAAACATTTTAAATCCATAGATGAATTAATATTTGAAGTGCAAATGAATGTTTTGGATAATATGATGGAATATATAGTTGTTAGAGATGATAGTGATGTTAGTGGATTGGAAAGACTTAAATTAATACTTAATGCATGGATTGAATTTGCAAAAGAGCATAGAGAGCACATGAAATTTATTGTTTTATTTGACCTTTATTATGATTCCTATGATTCAGATGAAGAACTTAAAAACAAATATGTGAATTTTGTGAGTAAGGAAAGCCAAAAGTATTTTCTGAATTCAGCAATTAATAAAGGAATAAGTGATGGAACACTAAGAAAAGATATAAATCCAACTAGAACTGGTTACTATATATTTCAAACAATAATGGGAATCCTGCAAAGAATGAGCTATACTAAATTGCCTGAAAATAATGATGATATTACGTTTGATGATATTTCTTCGTCTGTATTAGAGATGATCATAAATTCTATTAAAGCAGAAAATACAAAAATATGA
- a CDS encoding GNAT family N-acetyltransferase has translation MKIEKVNLENMEEAIKLSIEVFNREQHIPEELIPIREELEPIWWCGKLNGEIVAVVASWKEHGEWHWGRYAVDKKLRGKGLGKNIALFSLNEVFNLGAEEIYIEARDITLKMLEKFGCEVIGNAEDFYGDRVTPIVLKKNKFIER, from the coding sequence TTGAAAATAGAAAAAGTAAATCTAGAAAATATGGAAGAGGCAATAAAGTTATCAATAGAAGTTTTTAATAGAGAACAGCATATTCCTGAAGAGTTAATTCCAATAAGAGAAGAACTGGAACCCATTTGGTGGTGTGGAAAATTAAATGGAGAGATAGTTGCTGTTGTTGCAAGTTGGAAAGAACATGGGGAATGGCATTGGGGAAGGTATGCTGTTGATAAAAAATTGCGCGGAAAAGGTTTAGGTAAGAATATTGCATTATTTTCACTTAATGAAGTCTTTAACCTTGGAGCAGAGGAAATATATATTGAAGCAAGAGACATAACTTTAAAAATGTTAGAAAAGTTCGGCTGCGAAGTGATTGGAAATGCAGAAGATTTTTATGGAGATAGGGTAACGCCTATTGTATTAAAAAAGAATAAATTTATAGAAAGATAA
- a CDS encoding multidrug efflux MFS transporter: MELWKRNLMVCWFGMFVTGIGMSQIAPILPLYIKHLGVGNTNSITQLSGIAFGVTYVISAIFSPIWGQAADRYGRKPMLLRASLGMAIIVGLMGFAPNVYVLIGLRLLQGAITGYSTACTTLIATQTEEAHAGYALGTLSTANIAGSLLGPTIGGFISDYIGFKSVFFITGTLLFIAFITTLFFVKESFNPEDKKPLSIKEVWNSVPEKGLTITMFITFLILTIALYTVEPIITVYISELSKNANHIALLAGITFSASGLANIIAAPKLGKLSDKIGAHKVILVALIAAGIIFIPQAFVKNPWQLMILRFLFGLTAAGLIPSVNILVKKITPTSLTGRVFGFTTAAGYLGAFAGAVLGGQIAAWFSFKYVFFITSALLFINAVLVYLKVYKKLDLN; the protein is encoded by the coding sequence ATGGAATTATGGAAAAGAAACTTAATGGTTTGCTGGTTTGGAATGTTTGTAACTGGAATAGGGATGAGTCAGATTGCGCCTATACTACCACTTTATATAAAACATCTTGGAGTAGGAAATACAAATTCAATTACACAATTATCAGGAATTGCATTTGGAGTTACTTATGTAATATCAGCTATTTTCTCACCAATTTGGGGACAAGCAGCTGATAGGTATGGTAGGAAGCCAATGTTACTTAGAGCAAGTCTTGGTATGGCTATAATTGTTGGATTAATGGGTTTTGCACCAAATGTCTATGTACTTATAGGATTAAGGCTATTGCAAGGAGCAATTACAGGATATAGTACTGCCTGCACTACATTAATAGCTACCCAGACAGAAGAAGCACATGCAGGGTATGCTTTAGGTACACTTTCTACAGCAAATATAGCAGGATCGCTTTTAGGACCAACTATTGGTGGATTTATTAGCGATTATATAGGATTTAAAAGTGTATTTTTTATAACTGGAACATTACTATTTATTGCATTTATTACAACTTTATTTTTTGTAAAGGAGTCATTTAATCCTGAAGATAAAAAGCCTCTTAGCATAAAGGAAGTATGGAATAGCGTACCTGAAAAGGGATTAACTATAACTATGTTCATAACCTTTCTTATTTTAACAATAGCGCTATATACCGTTGAACCAATTATTACAGTTTATATTTCAGAGTTATCTAAGAATGCTAATCATATTGCATTACTTGCAGGTATTACCTTTTCAGCTTCTGGTCTAGCAAATATAATAGCTGCTCCAAAGCTTGGGAAACTTTCAGACAAAATAGGTGCTCATAAAGTTATACTGGTTGCATTAATTGCTGCAGGGATTATTTTTATACCTCAAGCATTTGTAAAAAATCCATGGCAATTAATGATATTACGTTTCTTATTTGGATTAACAGCGGCTGGGCTTATACCTTCTGTGAATATACTGGTGAAAAAAATAACTCCAACATCTCTTACTGGTAGAGTATTTGGGTTTACTACAGCAGCAGGATATTTAGGAGCATTTGCAGGTGCAGTTCTAGGAGGACAAATTGCAGCGTGGTTTAGTTTCAAATATGTTTTCTTTATTACAAGTGCACTGTTATTTATTAATGCAGTATTAGTATATTTAAAGGTGTATAAAAAGCTTGATTTAAATTAG
- a CDS encoding flagellar motor protein MotB produces MKRKKEHHEEHVDETWLLPYSDMLTLLLALFIVMFAMSQVDNKKLARVSQTFNAIFAGGKGVLVESGGDTPGTAEVTNSIMEQDKMADIKAALDEEIKSNGYDNQVKVNLGAEGLSINIQDTVLFNSGEADVIEKFNPVLLQISSMIKDLDNEIRISGHTDNIPIKNAKFRSNWDLSYMRASNVMEFFVNRGNVAPEKFSIEADGEYRPKYDNSTAEGRAKNRSIDILVVRKYALNDKKSE; encoded by the coding sequence ATGAAACGTAAAAAAGAACATCATGAAGAACATGTTGATGAAACCTGGCTTCTTCCATATTCGGACATGCTGACACTTCTATTGGCACTTTTCATAGTAATGTTTGCAATGAGTCAAGTAGATAACAAAAAACTCGCAAGAGTAAGTCAAACCTTCAATGCAATTTTTGCTGGTGGTAAAGGTGTCTTGGTGGAAAGTGGCGGAGATACTCCTGGGACAGCTGAAGTAACAAATAGTATAATGGAACAAGACAAGATGGCTGATATTAAAGCAGCCTTAGATGAAGAAATTAAAAGCAATGGATATGATAATCAAGTAAAAGTGAATCTTGGTGCAGAAGGATTAAGTATTAACATTCAAGATACTGTTCTTTTCAATTCAGGTGAAGCGGATGTAATAGAAAAATTTAATCCAGTGCTTTTACAAATATCAAGTATGATAAAAGACTTAGATAATGAGATAAGAATTAGTGGACATACTGATAATATACCGATAAAGAATGCAAAGTTCCGTTCAAATTGGGACTTAAGTTATATGCGTGCCTCAAATGTTATGGAATTTTTCGTTAATAGAGGTAATGTTGCACCTGAGAAATTTTCAATTGAGGCAGATGGTGAATACAGACCTAAATATGACAATTCCACAGCCGAAGGAAGGGCTAAAAATCGAAGCATAGACATACTAGTAGTCCGTAAATATGCGCTAAATGATAAAAAATCAGAATAG
- a CDS encoding MFS transporter → MFKLHEKKGFPLFILMLNLFIALLGQGMVIPILPDYLKQFNVAGAAAGYLVAAFGAAQFIFSPIGGRLSDRHGRKIMILSGLSLTVIADFIFAISHTLMLLYIARIIGGIGLGIMVPSVLAYVADITTRETRAKGMGYISAAMNLGMVLGPGIGGIIAQFGLRVPYFLASFLGLISTLLTIILPETLPIEKRNISKSSKNQESIIKQLTRSFHMSYFKYLLLILVMTFGLVSYETVYSLYAEYKYGFNSQYISILITLGAAIGIMTQVWLLDKVVTRFGEFKLIRFSLLMTSIALLLMIVKVNFIYLLAVSSLFFTFNSFLRPTVNTLLSNEAKSDEQGFVSGLNTTYTSMGNIIGPIMAGNLFDINFNLPYVLGALILFGTIFLTKKDKDEVI, encoded by the coding sequence ATGTTCAAACTACATGAAAAAAAGGGGTTTCCTTTATTTATATTGATGCTTAATTTATTTATTGCTTTATTGGGACAAGGTATGGTCATTCCAATATTACCTGACTATCTTAAGCAATTTAATGTTGCTGGAGCGGCTGCAGGATACCTAGTTGCAGCCTTTGGAGCAGCGCAATTCATCTTTTCACCTATTGGTGGAAGACTCTCAGATAGGCATGGTAGAAAAATAATGATACTATCAGGCTTATCTTTAACTGTTATTGCTGATTTTATATTTGCAATTTCACATACTTTAATGCTACTCTATATAGCCCGCATTATCGGGGGAATTGGGTTAGGAATAATGGTTCCTTCTGTTTTAGCATATGTTGCGGATATAACTACGAGAGAAACTAGAGCAAAAGGGATGGGTTACATAAGTGCTGCTATGAATTTAGGTATGGTATTAGGACCTGGAATTGGAGGTATAATAGCTCAATTTGGATTACGAGTGCCATATTTTTTAGCCTCATTTTTAGGACTAATTTCAACATTACTAACTATAATACTTCCAGAAACTCTTCCAATAGAAAAAAGAAATATTTCAAAGTCATCAAAAAATCAGGAGTCAATCATTAAACAGCTTACAAGGTCATTTCATATGTCATATTTTAAATACTTGTTATTAATTCTTGTTATGACTTTTGGGTTGGTTAGTTATGAAACAGTTTATTCACTTTATGCAGAGTATAAATATGGATTTAATTCTCAATATATCTCTATATTGATTACACTGGGAGCTGCCATTGGGATTATGACTCAAGTATGGCTTTTAGATAAGGTGGTAACTAGATTCGGAGAATTTAAATTGATTAGGTTTTCTTTGTTAATGACATCAATTGCACTTTTATTAATGATAGTGAAAGTTAATTTTATTTACCTTCTAGCTGTATCTTCCTTATTTTTTACATTTAATTCATTTTTAAGGCCAACTGTAAATACATTGTTATCAAATGAAGCTAAGAGTGATGAGCAAGGTTTTGTTTCTGGATTAAATACTACTTATACTAGTATGGGAAATATAATCGGACCAATAATGGCAGGAAACCTTTTTGATATTAATTTTAATTTGCCATATGTATTGGGTGCATTAATTCTTTTTGGTACAATATTCTTAACTAAAAAAGATAAAGATGAGGTTATATAA
- a CDS encoding MarR family winged helix-turn-helix transcriptional regulator — protein MSEVERKEAINTIVNFHTIFQKEVLDLFPYWVSGLSPLLSRALIEIYNSQDITPSILNKRLSITVPNTSRCLQQLSDLGYIVKIKDKADRRITHIKLTEKGLALVGKSIEIMESILLEKLSVLEVGEIVKLSEAFTTIKDLLEKIGKSSPKIYEDKKAF, from the coding sequence ATGAGTGAGGTTGAAAGGAAAGAAGCAATAAATACAATAGTTAATTTTCATACAATATTTCAAAAGGAAGTTCTAGATTTATTTCCATACTGGGTTTCAGGACTCAGCCCACTATTATCAAGGGCCCTTATTGAAATATACAATTCTCAAGATATAACTCCGTCTATTTTAAACAAGAGATTATCAATTACAGTTCCGAATACTAGTAGATGTTTACAACAATTGAGCGATTTGGGCTATATAGTTAAAATTAAAGATAAGGCCGATAGAAGAATTACACATATTAAACTTACTGAAAAGGGACTAGCTTTAGTTGGAAAGTCTATTGAAATTATGGAGAGTATATTATTAGAGAAACTAAGTGTATTAGAAGTGGGTGAGATTGTTAAGCTTTCGGAGGCATTTACAACAATCAAAGATTTACTTGAAAAGATAGGTAAGTCTAGCCCTAAAATATACGAAGATAAAAAAGCATTTTAA
- a CDS encoding HD domain-containing protein, which yields MNRLEEIRKLINNILIEGNISEEKSGVFAHLYGVSNTCSLLALKRGLNVEISAVIGMLHDISTYKTHYTPEHGILGAIEAKKILEESKLFNENEITIVCSAISKHSNKNDIDNEYDEVLKDADVLQHYLYNTSFEVNEKEKDRLSKILSELGIVSSV from the coding sequence ATGAATAGGTTAGAAGAAATAAGGAAGTTAATAAACAATATTTTAATAGAAGGTAATATATCAGAGGAGAAGAGTGGAGTATTTGCACACTTATATGGTGTATCAAATACATGTAGTTTACTAGCACTTAAGCGTGGATTAAATGTTGAGATTAGCGCAGTTATTGGAATGCTACATGATATTTCTACTTATAAAACTCATTATACTCCAGAGCATGGTATATTAGGGGCTATAGAAGCAAAAAAAATCTTAGAAGAAAGTAAGCTATTTAATGAAAATGAAATAACTATTGTTTGTAGTGCTATAAGTAAGCATAGCAACAAAAATGATATTGATAATGAATATGATGAAGTATTAAAAGATGCTGATGTTTTGCAGCATTATTTATATAATACAAGCTTTGAAGTAAATGAAAAAGAAAAGGATAGATTAAGTAAAATATTAAGTGAACTAGGTATAGTTTCAAGTGTTTAA
- a CDS encoding TetR/AcrR family transcriptional regulator, translating into MAKDNYHHGTLKEDMIRNGLQLLNKEGFEGFSLRKVASMCGVSHTAPYKHFKDKEDLINSIALEVWQAFSASLLESTEKYPDNPKIQILEMGKSYVKFMVENPEYLKFMFLTEHKYPILVSNNELHHLDNSPFHIFKKCCENYLSSISTKKDMYYLDTLSMWSLVHGIALLIANKVIEYDGDYLDLVENMINEKLK; encoded by the coding sequence ATGGCAAAAGATAACTACCATCATGGTACATTAAAAGAAGATATGATAAGAAATGGTCTACAACTTTTAAATAAAGAAGGTTTTGAAGGATTTTCATTAAGAAAAGTGGCTAGTATGTGTGGTGTAAGCCATACTGCACCTTATAAGCATTTTAAAGATAAAGAAGATTTGATTAACTCAATAGCTTTAGAAGTTTGGCAGGCTTTTTCTGCTTCTTTATTAGAATCTACAGAAAAATATCCTGATAATCCTAAAATTCAAATTCTTGAGATGGGAAAATCCTACGTTAAGTTTATGGTAGAAAATCCTGAATACCTAAAATTTATGTTTCTTACTGAACATAAATATCCAATACTTGTTAGCAATAATGAGTTACATCATCTTGATAATTCTCCTTTCCATATTTTCAAAAAATGTTGTGAGAATTACCTTAGTTCCATATCAACTAAAAAAGATATGTATTACTTAGATACCCTGTCTATGTGGAGTTTAGTACATGGTATAGCACTACTTATTGCAAATAAAGTAATCGAATATGATGGAGATTATTTAGACTTAGTAGAAAATATGATTAATGAAAAACTTAAATAG
- a CDS encoding alpha/beta fold hydrolase produces the protein MGKKIDKLIYLEEYVLVNGIKQYLFHSGTSYDNPVMLFLHGGPGNAESIFAYAFQDKWEDIFTVVHWDQRGAGKTLIKNPDKHPNIDLLLMDLNEIIQYLKKKYNKQKIILLGHSWGSVLGSTFIKKYPKDVAYYIGVGQVISMRENERVGYDKVKELIISANDKKSLKKIEAIKNYPGDKYDSEFMKKCIKLRRLQGKYDLAVKIGLSMTLIAFKSPISKLSDFSALLKGNKANEKIISYLFNFDLNSETAEYKVPIYYVLGENDWQTPYVIAKRYFENIKSPYKKLYLIPNAGHMTMLDQPELFYNALIEINNQEK, from the coding sequence ATGGGAAAGAAAATAGATAAATTAATTTACTTAGAAGAGTATGTATTGGTAAATGGAATAAAACAATATCTTTTTCATTCAGGTACAAGCTATGATAATCCAGTAATGTTATTTTTGCATGGAGGTCCTGGAAATGCAGAATCAATATTTGCATATGCATTTCAGGACAAATGGGAGGATATTTTTACAGTAGTTCACTGGGACCAACGTGGGGCTGGAAAAACACTTATTAAAAATCCAGATAAACATCCAAACATTGATTTGCTTCTAATGGATTTAAATGAAATAATTCAATATTTAAAGAAAAAGTATAATAAGCAAAAGATAATATTACTTGGACATTCTTGGGGAAGTGTTTTAGGAAGTACCTTTATAAAAAAATACCCTAAGGATGTAGCTTATTACATTGGTGTTGGACAAGTAATAAGCATGCGTGAAAATGAACGTGTAGGATATGATAAAGTCAAGGAGTTAATTATAAGTGCTAATGATAAAAAGTCATTAAAAAAAATAGAAGCTATTAAAAATTATCCAGGAGATAAATATGATAGCGAATTTATGAAAAAATGTATTAAACTTAGAAGACTTCAAGGTAAGTATGATTTAGCGGTAAAGATAGGTCTTTCAATGACATTAATTGCATTCAAAAGTCCTATTTCTAAGCTATCTGATTTTTCAGCACTTCTAAAAGGGAATAAAGCAAATGAGAAAATAATAAGTTATTTGTTTAACTTTGATTTAAATTCAGAGACTGCAGAGTATAAAGTACCAATCTATTATGTATTAGGAGAAAATGATTGGCAAACACCCTATGTAATAGCTAAAAGATATTTTGAAAATATTAAGTCGCCATATAAAAAACTTTATTTAATACCTAATGCAGGTCACATGACTATGCTAGATCAGCCAGAATTGTTTTATAATGCACTAATTGAAATAAATAATCAGGAAAAATAA
- a CDS encoding NAD(P)H-dependent oxidoreductase yields MNILLVSDGEGTNSVGEELQEELLKKLSESNYSYKYYNVKDEKMNKCVGCFNCWLKTPGLCVFDDITRDISRDEINSDLYIVLSEVKYGCYSPKIKRVLDRGICKILPFFKDVNGEMHHAPRYEKYPELVFVGYGSDISVNEEETFKGLNQANAINFQKDNAESYVCRETAEIESLVNSILSYIKVMGGER; encoded by the coding sequence ATGAATATATTGTTAGTTAGTGATGGTGAGGGTACAAATAGTGTGGGAGAAGAACTTCAAGAAGAGTTACTTAAAAAACTTAGTGAGAGTAATTATAGTTATAAATACTATAATGTTAAAGATGAGAAAATGAATAAATGTGTAGGCTGTTTTAATTGCTGGTTAAAGACACCGGGACTATGTGTTTTTGATGATATAACTAGAGATATAAGCAGAGATGAGATAAATAGCGACTTGTATATCGTCTTAAGTGAAGTAAAATATGGATGCTATAGTCCTAAAATAAAAAGAGTATTAGATCGTGGTATATGCAAAATCCTCCCTTTCTTTAAAGATGTCAATGGTGAAATGCATCATGCACCTCGTTACGAGAAATATCCAGAGCTTGTTTTTGTTGGTTATGGTAGTGATATTTCCGTTAATGAGGAAGAGACATTTAAGGGATTAAATCAAGCAAATGCTATAAACTTTCAAAAGGATAATGCAGAAAGCTATGTATGTAGAGAGACAGCAGAAATTGAAAGTTTAGTAAATAGTATATTAAGCTACATTAAGGTTATGGGAGGGGAAAGATAA
- a CDS encoding HoxN/HupN/NixA family nickel/cobalt transporter — protein sequence METIKSNIQEKKYSGFIRYIIAVLALHIIGIALLITGVSKYPQIIGMAVLSYTLGLRHAFDADHITAIDNTVRKLVQERQNPKGVGFLFSFGHSTVVILMATLTVFAVKWTENSMPKFQKYGGAVSLAVSGSFLLIIGLVNLFMWKDIFKTFLKVRKGTYKEEELDYEDTKGFINKLTGIVYKSISKGWHVYILGFLFGLGFDTATQVSLLATSATAASHEIPILATLSFPILFTAGMSLMDTADGFFMCTAYEWVFSTPIRKIYYNLTITGLSVIAALFIGFIEIIQMITPILGLDNEFCNFISNLDFNIAGYILVGLFIVVWGISYAGWKILNIGER from the coding sequence TTGGAGACAATAAAATCAAATATACAAGAAAAGAAATATTCAGGATTCATTAGATATATTATTGCTGTATTAGCATTGCATATCATAGGTATAGCATTATTGATAACAGGAGTTAGCAAGTATCCACAAATAATTGGTATGGCAGTTCTTTCTTATACTTTAGGACTTAGACATGCTTTTGATGCAGATCATATAACTGCAATAGATAATACAGTAAGAAAGCTGGTACAAGAAAGACAAAATCCAAAAGGAGTAGGCTTTTTATTTTCCTTTGGACATTCAACAGTTGTAATATTAATGGCTACTCTTACAGTTTTTGCTGTAAAGTGGACGGAAAACAGTATGCCAAAGTTTCAAAAGTATGGAGGGGCTGTTTCGCTTGCAGTTTCAGGCAGTTTTCTTCTCATTATTGGATTAGTTAATCTATTCATGTGGAAGGATATTTTTAAAACCTTTTTAAAAGTAAGAAAAGGCACTTATAAAGAAGAAGAGCTTGATTATGAAGATACTAAGGGCTTTATTAATAAACTAACTGGAATTGTGTACAAGTCTATAAGCAAAGGATGGCATGTGTATATATTGGGGTTCCTTTTTGGACTAGGGTTTGATACTGCAACTCAAGTTTCTCTTTTAGCAACTTCAGCAACTGCAGCAAGTCATGAGATACCAATTCTTGCTACACTATCTTTCCCAATCTTATTTACAGCAGGTATGAGTTTAATGGATACAGCAGATGGTTTCTTTATGTGCACGGCATACGAATGGGTTTTCTCAACACCAATTCGCAAAATTTATTATAATCTGACCATTACTGGACTTTCAGTAATTGCAGCTTTGTTTATTGGATTTATTGAAATAATACAAATGATAACACCAATACTTGGACTAGATAATGAATTTTGTAACTTCATTAGTAACTTAGATTTTAATATAGCTGGTTATATTTTAGTAGGATTATTTATAGTGGTATGGGGAATATCCTATGCCGGTTGGAAGATACTTAATATTGGAGAAAGATAG
- a CDS encoding TetR/AcrR family transcriptional regulator codes for MQKRNLTKEKIIEVSFSLADEIGLSKVTFPKIAEKLGIKYPSLYNHFTNMDDLKTKMTIYLLKKFNITLMQKLIGRSGEDAIREFANSYRDFALKNKTAYWLFTNIPETRDEEVINLANETKNIVHQILSYYVKDDELQVHKSRILRSLLHGFVTLHSVGYLQGPVSIEESFKIMIDDFILSIQVNNINR; via the coding sequence ATGCAGAAACGTAATTTAACCAAAGAGAAAATAATAGAAGTTTCCTTCTCATTAGCTGATGAGATTGGTCTTAGTAAAGTTACTTTTCCTAAAATTGCTGAGAAATTGGGTATAAAATATCCTTCATTATATAATCATTTTACTAATATGGATGATCTTAAAACAAAAATGACCATATATCTTTTAAAAAAATTTAATATTACATTAATGCAAAAATTAATTGGGAGAAGTGGCGAAGATGCCATTAGGGAATTTGCTAATTCATATAGGGATTTTGCCCTGAAAAATAAAACTGCCTATTGGCTTTTTACAAATATACCAGAGACTAGAGATGAAGAAGTTATAAATTTAGCTAACGAAACTAAGAATATAGTCCATCAAATTTTAAGCTATTACGTTAAAGACGATGAGCTTCAAGTTCATAAAAGTAGAATATTAAGAAGCCTGCTACACGGTTTCGTTACACTACATTCAGTAGGATATTTGCAAGGACCAGTTAGCATTGAAGAAAGCTTTAAGATTATGATTGATGATTTTATTTTATCTATACAAGTGAATAATATAAATAGGTAG
- the motA gene encoding flagellar motor stator protein MotA translates to MDIFLLIGIVVGFFAVLTGLLLKGASVAILVNGEAVIVILVGTMAAVMNAYTSKEFLNMPKLFGALFSNKVKQDPIDIINLIINLAQETRRNGLLSLETKIQEMEAGFMKRGLEMVVDGVEPDICRQVLEGEIQALEERHRVGASMFTTAGGTSPTLGVLGAVIGLIGALGNLNDTEKLGESIASAFVATLYGIFFGYVIWHPFASRLKRKSTVEVSNMELMLEGILSIQEGINPKAIEQKLASMLSPKERKRLEEGSSTTEN, encoded by the coding sequence ATGGACATATTTCTATTGATTGGTATTGTTGTTGGGTTTTTTGCGGTTCTGACAGGATTACTTTTAAAAGGTGCTAGTGTAGCTATACTAGTAAATGGAGAAGCAGTAATAGTTATACTTGTAGGTACTATGGCTGCAGTAATGAATGCTTATACTTCAAAAGAATTCTTAAATATGCCAAAGCTATTTGGAGCTCTTTTTAGTAATAAAGTAAAGCAAGATCCAATAGACATCATAAACCTAATAATCAATTTAGCGCAAGAAACTCGTAGAAATGGATTACTATCTCTAGAGACTAAAATTCAAGAGATGGAAGCAGGTTTCATGAAAAGGGGTTTAGAGATGGTAGTTGATGGTGTTGAACCTGATATTTGTAGACAAGTCCTTGAAGGTGAAATTCAAGCTTTGGAAGAAAGACATAGAGTCGGAGCTTCCATGTTTACTACAGCAGGAGGAACGTCTCCTACTCTTGGAGTTTTAGGTGCAGTTATAGGATTAATAGGTGCACTAGGAAACCTAAATGATACTGAAAAACTTGGAGAATCGATAGCTTCAGCTTTCGTTGCGACACTTTACGGTATTTTCTTTGGTTACGTTATTTGGCATCCATTTGCTTCAAGACTTAAAAGAAAGTCAACAGTAGAAGTAAGTAATATGGAATTAATGCTAGAGGGTATTTTATCTATACAAGAAGGTATAAATCCAAAGGCAATTGAACAAAAATTAGCAAGTATGTTGAGTCCAAAAGAAAGAAAAAGACTTGAAGAAGGTAGTAGCACTACTGAAAATTAA